Proteins found in one Candidatus Polarisedimenticolia bacterium genomic segment:
- a CDS encoding threonine synthase: MRSLFDGLECPRCAARRAEGALLCECGSPLLARYRIGRGAFRREDLAGRAPTLWRYAEVLPGVPPITLGEGFTPLVEARRLGAEIGLGSLFIKDEAVNPTGSFKARGMAVAVSVAAARGVRVAAAPSAGNAGAALAAYGGRAGMEVHLFLPETTPRPFILEAQRYGARVRLVPGSIADAGRVMRETLGPSGREGGWFDVSTLREPFRVEGKKTMGYEIAEQMGFSLPDVIVYPTGGGTGLIGMWKAFDEMEGLGWIGPARPRMISVQAAGCAPIVRAFEAGRDAAEAWPDPVTVASGLRVPSSLGDRLMLQAIRASGGTAVAVEDREMIDAAGRIGSREGIDACPEGGASLAAVERLRKRGSIGAEERVVLFNTGTGLKYAG; this comes from the coding sequence GCGGCCCGCAGGGCGGAGGGGGCGCTTCTGTGCGAGTGCGGCTCCCCTCTTCTGGCGCGCTACCGGATCGGCAGGGGGGCCTTCAGGCGCGAGGACCTGGCCGGGCGCGCTCCGACTCTCTGGCGCTACGCGGAAGTCCTGCCCGGCGTGCCGCCGATCACGCTGGGGGAGGGGTTCACGCCGCTCGTCGAGGCGCGCCGTCTGGGGGCCGAGATCGGCCTCGGGTCCCTGTTCATCAAGGACGAGGCGGTCAATCCGACCGGCTCGTTCAAGGCGCGCGGCATGGCGGTCGCCGTGTCGGTGGCGGCGGCGCGGGGCGTGCGCGTGGCCGCCGCCCCGTCAGCCGGCAATGCCGGCGCGGCGCTCGCGGCCTACGGCGGGCGCGCCGGGATGGAGGTCCATCTGTTCCTGCCGGAGACCACGCCGCGGCCGTTCATCCTGGAGGCGCAGCGTTACGGCGCGCGCGTCCGCCTGGTGCCGGGATCGATCGCCGACGCCGGCCGCGTCATGCGCGAGACCCTCGGGCCGTCCGGCCGGGAGGGGGGCTGGTTCGATGTCTCCACGCTCCGGGAGCCGTTCCGCGTCGAGGGCAAGAAGACCATGGGGTACGAGATCGCCGAGCAGATGGGGTTCTCCCTGCCGGACGTCATCGTGTATCCGACCGGCGGGGGGACGGGGCTCATCGGGATGTGGAAGGCGTTCGACGAGATGGAGGGGCTCGGGTGGATCGGCCCGGCGAGACCGCGCATGATCTCGGTGCAGGCCGCGGGCTGCGCGCCGATCGTCAGGGCGTTCGAGGCCGGACGGGACGCGGCCGAGGCCTGGCCGGACCCGGTGACCGTCGCGTCGGGGCTGCGCGTTCCGTCGAGCCTCGGAGACCGGCTGATGCTGCAGGCGATCCGCGCCAGCGGAGGAACGGCCGTGGCCGTCGAAGATCGTGAGATGATCGATGCGGCCGGGCGCATCGGGTCGCGCGAGGGGATCGATGCCTGCCCGGAAGGAGGGGCGTCGCTGGCGGCCGTCGAGCGCCTCCGGAAAAGGGGTTCGATCGGGGCCGAAGAGAGGGTCGTCCTCTTCAACACCGGCACCGGTCTCAAGTACGCCGGCTAG
- the folE gene encoding GTP cyclohydrolase I FolE, with product MRRRPARHPKARRRARAPRRTARRSGPDRGRLLDAARRFLAAIGETGLARDMRKTPARVADAWNGEIVSGYRSDPRRILSRTILAQDHDLVVVRDIPFTSVCVHHLLPFHGTAHVAYLPGDRLVGLSKITRAVDALSRRLQLQERLTRQVVEALAESLRPIGAACRVEAEHLCMSIRGARKTGTRVVTSAYAGRFRTSPALRTEFLRLTGARAR from the coding sequence GTGAGACGCCGGCCGGCGAGGCATCCGAAGGCGCGCCGGAGGGCCCGTGCGCCGCGCCGGACAGCGCGACGATCGGGGCCCGACCGCGGCCGGCTGCTCGATGCCGCGCGGCGGTTTCTCGCGGCCATCGGCGAAACCGGGCTGGCGCGCGACATGCGCAAGACTCCGGCCCGGGTGGCCGATGCCTGGAACGGCGAGATTGTCTCGGGCTATCGCTCCGACCCGCGCCGCATCCTGTCGCGGACCATCCTGGCGCAGGATCATGATCTCGTCGTGGTCCGTGACATTCCCTTCACCTCGGTCTGCGTGCACCACCTGCTGCCGTTTCACGGAACGGCGCACGTGGCCTACCTGCCGGGGGATCGGCTGGTCGGGCTCTCGAAGATCACCCGGGCGGTCGACGCCCTGTCGCGGCGGCTGCAGCTGCAGGAGCGCCTGACGCGGCAGGTGGTCGAGGCGCTCGCGGAGAGCCTGCGCCCGATCGGGGCCGCCTGCCGCGTGGAAGCGGAGCATCTCTGCATGTCGATCCGCGGGGCGCGGAAGACCGGGACGCGGGTCGTCACGTCCGCCTACGCGGGACGGTTCAGGACCAGCCCGGCCCTGCGCACCGAGTTCCTGCGTCTCACCGGGGCCCGGGCCCGGTGA
- a CDS encoding SpoIID/LytB domain-containing protein, with amino-acid sequence MLAVVLCQGGAYPAPGAAEPKAAAPAPAAAPPGPILSAAPTRKVRVGLTTDPVKVRVSADGGIVVLDPVKRQPIWKKQFGAGIYLVSELSGGAEPGLIYRVQVASFADKVQAEAKKTEIETLLPGEKAVLVWHPDRRAWRVRVGEFQAREDAAALMQRLIEEGFTELWISDEGRAVAGRRRIRLVDDRWRNFLTVHDRVLIQPVRAGSLLRLDEGQYRGGLEARVTRAGNLQVINELDMEEYLRGVVPNEMGPGVYPELQALKAQAIAARTYMIANFGLFSEDGYDVCDSPQCQVYKGAGTEHPLTDQAVQETRGLVLTYGGEPIHALYTSTCGGHTEDGQLIFPEEKGPYLKGVPCYPEVEAESRSISGRSWIDAVILEDGSPVSEEATLLKTLGIIGPEGLQRSFLMAPSEADEVERWSAFAFGMLGKTPVQDGLKGINFQMHDLARYIVRSLGWEEKIKLSLDERDLPYLLAFKDREEVPKEAQRAYAVLILEGILQPFRDNTLRPTHHPTRGLVLRLLYRVLDYYGVLDTTKATYRGHNGDTILLEVKQDVKALPLKSDAALYRSFRDVSYPAPGLPLALGDRVVYHAARDGGIDYLKVIANQRGVSDDRYSSAFRWEQRYTRAELEALVGKRMNIGHLQDVEPTRRGVSGRVVEMKVTGSRGTFYVRGFKIRTALGIRENLFTLDRTRGPDGEVESFIISGKGWGHGLGLCQVGAYGMALRGKSFEEILHHYYTGVEIQARPAR; translated from the coding sequence ATGCTCGCGGTGGTCCTCTGCCAGGGCGGCGCCTATCCGGCGCCTGGCGCCGCCGAGCCGAAGGCCGCAGCCCCCGCTCCGGCCGCGGCCCCGCCCGGTCCGATCCTCTCGGCCGCACCGACCCGCAAGGTGCGTGTGGGACTGACCACCGACCCCGTCAAGGTGCGGGTGTCGGCCGACGGAGGGATCGTCGTGCTCGACCCGGTGAAACGGCAGCCGATCTGGAAGAAGCAGTTCGGCGCCGGCATCTACCTCGTCAGCGAGCTTTCGGGCGGCGCCGAGCCGGGGCTGATCTACAGGGTGCAGGTGGCCTCCTTCGCCGACAAGGTCCAGGCGGAGGCCAAGAAGACCGAGATCGAGACCCTGCTGCCGGGGGAGAAGGCGGTCCTGGTCTGGCACCCCGACCGGCGCGCCTGGCGCGTGCGGGTGGGGGAGTTCCAGGCGCGCGAAGACGCGGCGGCGCTGATGCAGCGGCTGATCGAGGAAGGTTTCACCGAGCTCTGGATCTCCGACGAGGGGCGCGCGGTCGCGGGGCGCAGGCGGATCCGCCTGGTCGACGATCGCTGGCGCAACTTCCTCACCGTCCATGACCGGGTGCTGATCCAGCCGGTGCGGGCCGGCTCTCTCCTGAGGTTGGACGAGGGCCAGTACCGGGGCGGGCTGGAAGCGCGCGTCACCCGGGCCGGCAACCTTCAGGTCATCAACGAGCTCGACATGGAGGAGTACCTGCGCGGCGTCGTCCCGAACGAGATGGGACCCGGCGTCTATCCCGAGCTGCAGGCCCTGAAGGCCCAGGCGATCGCGGCGCGCACGTACATGATCGCGAATTTCGGCCTGTTCTCCGAGGACGGTTACGACGTGTGCGACAGCCCGCAGTGCCAGGTCTACAAGGGGGCCGGGACCGAACACCCGCTGACCGACCAGGCGGTGCAGGAGACCCGCGGCCTGGTGCTGACCTACGGCGGCGAGCCGATCCACGCCCTCTACACGTCGACGTGCGGAGGGCACACCGAGGACGGCCAGCTGATCTTCCCGGAGGAGAAGGGGCCCTACCTGAAGGGGGTGCCGTGCTACCCGGAGGTCGAGGCGGAGAGCCGATCGATCTCGGGTCGCTCCTGGATCGACGCCGTCATCCTGGAGGACGGCTCGCCGGTGAGCGAGGAGGCGACCCTCCTCAAGACGCTCGGGATCATCGGTCCCGAGGGGCTGCAGCGATCGTTCCTGATGGCCCCGTCCGAGGCCGACGAGGTCGAGCGCTGGAGCGCCTTCGCGTTCGGCATGCTGGGCAAGACTCCGGTGCAGGACGGACTCAAGGGCATCAACTTCCAGATGCACGACCTCGCCCGGTATATCGTGCGCTCGCTGGGCTGGGAGGAGAAGATCAAGCTGTCTCTCGACGAACGGGATCTGCCCTACCTCCTGGCGTTCAAGGACCGGGAGGAGGTGCCCAAGGAGGCGCAGCGAGCGTACGCGGTCCTGATCCTCGAGGGGATCCTCCAGCCGTTCCGTGACAACACGCTGAGGCCGACCCACCACCCGACCCGGGGGCTGGTGCTGCGACTGCTCTACCGTGTCCTCGACTACTACGGCGTCCTGGACACGACCAAGGCGACCTACCGCGGGCACAACGGCGACACCATCCTTCTGGAGGTGAAGCAGGACGTGAAGGCCCTGCCCCTCAAGAGCGACGCCGCGCTGTATCGTTCGTTCCGCGACGTCTCCTATCCGGCGCCGGGCCTGCCCCTCGCCCTGGGGGACCGCGTGGTGTACCACGCGGCCCGCGACGGAGGGATCGACTATCTTAAAGTGATTGCCAACCAGAGGGGGGTCTCCGACGACCGCTATTCGTCGGCCTTCCGCTGGGAGCAGCGCTACACGCGCGCCGAGCTCGAGGCGCTCGTCGGCAAGCGCATGAATATCGGCCACCTCCAGGACGTCGAGCCGACGCGACGCGGCGTCTCCGGGCGGGTCGTCGAGATGAAGGTCACCGGCAGCCGCGGCACCTTTTACGTTCGCGGGTTCAAGATCCGGACGGCGCTGGGCATCCGCGAGAACCTGTTCACCCTGGACCGCACGCGCGGACCCGACGGCGAGGTCGAGTCGTTCATCATCAGCGGCAAGGGGTGGGGACACGGACTCGGCCTGTGCCAGGTCGGAGCCTACGGCATGGCCCTGCGCGGCAAGTCGTTCGAGGAGATCCTGCACCACTACTACACCGGGGTGGAGATCCAGGCACGCCCGGCGCGCTGA
- a CDS encoding DUF4388 domain-containing protein — MDSSEGPGDLRAGVGGQGVMEFRGRLKALSCADILDFLRVLNRPGLLSLSCQGAAVGLYLRDGRIVQATSSRDADRLPELLVRWGLITSEQHDLVMRRAAAGERVATALVDGGALSPRELLEARRRRVAQIAVSPFEWEEGEFAFAEGEAPADEGVVVDLSIGSVLLEGIRSVRNTALFRQRMPFDDWIFEPIPGAEGRPGVSLDPHEIHVLRLVDGTRSLGEIGALSEFGKPEALRTLFLLFILGCLKVKGPIQAESGGPAPSDGLDGILARYNDMFGLVYQYLMREVGPISDHLLGRVLRDLEGSHPGLFHRASLGGDGTVDEGLLMRNLQALAGRPQRDTLIAGLNELLYGELLVLRKTLGAQHEGRILRALEDARLAGPRAGGPA; from the coding sequence ATGGACTCCTCGGAAGGCCCCGGCGACCTGCGCGCCGGCGTCGGCGGTCAGGGCGTGATGGAGTTCCGCGGCAGGCTGAAAGCGCTGAGCTGCGCGGACATCCTTGATTTCCTGCGCGTCCTGAATCGTCCGGGCCTGCTGTCCCTGTCGTGCCAGGGGGCCGCCGTCGGCCTGTACCTGCGGGACGGCCGGATCGTGCAGGCCACCTCCAGCCGCGATGCGGATCGGCTTCCCGAGCTCCTGGTCCGCTGGGGGCTCATCACCTCCGAACAGCACGACCTGGTCATGCGGCGCGCGGCGGCGGGCGAGCGGGTGGCGACGGCCCTGGTCGACGGCGGGGCGCTGTCACCTCGCGAACTCCTGGAGGCACGGCGGCGCCGCGTGGCTCAGATTGCCGTCTCTCCGTTCGAGTGGGAGGAGGGGGAGTTTGCCTTCGCCGAGGGGGAGGCGCCGGCCGACGAGGGAGTGGTGGTCGATCTGTCGATCGGCTCGGTCCTGCTGGAGGGGATCCGGTCGGTGCGCAACACGGCGCTCTTCCGTCAGCGGATGCCGTTCGATGACTGGATCTTCGAGCCGATCCCGGGAGCGGAGGGGCGGCCGGGGGTGTCGCTCGATCCGCACGAGATCCATGTCCTGCGGCTGGTGGACGGGACGAGAAGCCTCGGTGAGATCGGCGCGCTGTCGGAGTTCGGGAAGCCGGAGGCGCTCCGCACCCTCTTCCTGCTCTTCATTCTCGGCTGCCTGAAGGTGAAGGGCCCGATCCAGGCCGAATCCGGGGGCCCGGCGCCATCCGACGGCCTCGATGGGATTCTCGCGCGCTACAACGACATGTTCGGCCTGGTGTACCAGTACCTGATGAGGGAGGTCGGACCGATCTCCGATCATCTGCTGGGACGGGTGCTTCGCGACCTGGAGGGCTCCCATCCGGGTCTGTTCCATCGCGCCTCCCTGGGCGGCGACGGCACGGTGGACGAAGGCCTCCTGATGCGGAACCTCCAGGCGCTCGCCGGTCGGCCGCAGCGCGACACGCTGATCGCGGGGCTGAACGAGCTTCTCTACGGGGAGCTCCTGGTCCTGAGGAAGACCCTCGGCGCGCAGCACGAGGGGCGGATCCTGCGGGCGCTCGAGGACGCCCGGCTCGCGGGGCCCCGGGCGGGGGGGCCCGCATGA
- the miaA gene encoding tRNA (adenosine(37)-N6)-dimethylallyltransferase MiaA: protein MSNPVGAVPAQGPDRLLVIVGPTAVGKSELAIAACERFAGEVVGVDSMQVYTGLDRGTAKPGPDVRRRVPHHGIDLADPRRDFSLGDFVRAGGLAIESIRRRGRLPVLVGGTGLYLRGLLKGIVAAPRRDEAIRARLRDLAERRGTPHLHRLLRRVDRQAAARLPPGDRQRLVRALEVFFASRRGLSDWIGESPFGPDRYASVKIGLSMDRAALYRVIDARVERFFAAGLVEEVRGLLEAACPETANAFKAIGYHEALRHLRGEIGLEEAIALTQRSTRRYAKRQWTWFRKEEGVTWFTVDPADPDRFRPPLAHAARALGRG, encoded by the coding sequence GTGTCCAATCCGGTTGGAGCCGTCCCGGCCCAAGGCCCGGACAGGCTCCTCGTGATCGTCGGCCCGACGGCGGTCGGCAAGAGCGAGCTCGCCATCGCGGCCTGCGAGCGCTTCGCGGGGGAGGTCGTCGGCGTCGATTCGATGCAGGTGTACACCGGGCTGGACCGGGGAACGGCCAAACCGGGCCCGGACGTCCGGCGCCGGGTGCCCCACCACGGCATCGATCTGGCCGATCCCAGGCGGGATTTCTCGCTCGGGGACTTCGTCCGGGCGGGAGGGCTGGCGATCGAATCGATCCGGAGGCGGGGCAGGCTCCCGGTCCTGGTGGGCGGCACCGGCCTCTACCTGCGCGGCCTTCTGAAAGGGATCGTCGCCGCCCCGCGGCGCGACGAGGCGATCCGGGCGCGACTGCGGGACCTGGCGGAGAGACGGGGCACGCCGCACCTGCACCGCCTCCTGCGGCGTGTCGACAGGCAGGCGGCGGCGCGCCTGCCGCCCGGAGACCGCCAGCGGCTGGTGCGCGCCCTGGAGGTGTTCTTCGCGTCGCGCCGCGGGCTTTCCGACTGGATCGGGGAGTCCCCGTTCGGTCCGGATCGCTATGCGTCGGTGAAGATCGGTCTCAGCATGGATCGCGCCGCCCTCTACCGGGTGATCGACGCGCGCGTGGAGCGGTTCTTCGCCGCGGGGCTCGTGGAGGAGGTGCGCGGCCTTCTCGAAGCCGCCTGCCCCGAGACCGCCAACGCCTTCAAGGCTATCGGGTACCATGAGGCGCTCAGGCACCTGCGCGGCGAGATCGGCCTGGAGGAGGCGATCGCCTTGACGCAGCGCAGCACCCGGCGTTACGCGAAGAGACAATGGACCTGGTTCCGGAAGGAGGAGGGCGTGACCTGGTTCACCGTCGACCCGGCCGATCCCGACCGGTTCAGGCCTCCCCTGGCGCACGCCGCCCGCGCTCTCGGCAGAGGGTGA